The Elaeis guineensis isolate ETL-2024a chromosome 3, EG11, whole genome shotgun sequence region TAGGCAAAAGGACTCCAGAAATCCAAAACCCCAAGTCAAACCGCGAAAAACAAGAATATATAAGTAATGAAAATCGACAAGTCGGCGTCGACGATCAAAGCTTGTTCATATGCAATCGATAAATTTATCGAGATGAGGGGCAAAAAAAAGGGGATATTCAGATCTTCGGCGAAATCAAAACGGCTATAAGcgtaagaaagagagaaagaaataaaCCCTTTGGGAGGATCGAGCTCGACGCGGATCTGGGATTGATAGATCGGCCTTGAGGGGTAGGAACTGGAGCTCGCGGCACAGAGTGTTGGATTTTGAAGgtcgggtttagggttttaggatcaTTCCTTTGTATGGTTTGGATGCGGAGTCCTAATTCGATTACAGTTTGTATTCCAGACTTGGTGCGGCTTCTTGCGCGCACAAAacaacaacaaaaacaaaaacaaaaaagaaaggtGGCTTGTTCACAATACTAAATCATCTgtcttaaattaaaaaaaaaaaaaaaaaaaaaaaaaaaaaagatttttgaggGAGACTTCGATTATGGCTATAATTCCTAATGGCAAAAGGAAAAGGCATGCGGCATGGAACGTGGCACAACAGATGGCCGAGCTTGATGGGCGTTGACAACGGAACGGCGCTGAGCACTCTTGTGTTCCCCTTTTCCGAAAATCTGCGCAGGATTCACGTAGAAGAAATCGAGTTTATTAGCACTGCAGTATCCTTATAATCATGGGGACGTCCAGGCACGGTCTCCGGTGACGACGGGACTTTGGGAGTCTGGGCTGGTTGAAGTATTCCCTCCAGCTGAGCACTCTGACCGTTTCGGCGAGCATCCGACACCCACAACCACAACCGTCCAAGGTGGCCATCCGCGGGACCGCCTTCAACTCCAATGGATAACAGTCCACACCTACTAACTTTACCAATAAAACCAGCCGGCGCTCTCCACCATGATATTAAGCTGCAGACAGAAATGTTGGTGAGGTCAAGGAATGAACGATTCACCAGATATCTGGCATTCAGCTGGTATACATCAACTCTAGTTGTAGAAAGCCCTCTAACCAATATGGTTATCCACCCAGATTAGAAGACACAAGATACTACTGTCTCTGTTCCACAAATTTCGAACCAGTCAGGCCAACCTTTATCACAGCCTTGCAGCAAGGTAACTGACCTGTGACCATTTCTCTGCTTCACATCTGGCATCAGGGAGGCCGTAGTTTGTCAAAATACAGCCCATGATAATCTAGAAAACAAGAGAGCACCCGCATAAGAGTATAAGCTATCAATCGGGGAAGGGCTTGCCCAGTAGTTTATGCTCTCCCTGAATCAGGTAACTTTGTTTTAGAATGCTTTCTGGCTTAGAACCTGACACAAGATATACATCTACATGAAGAGATTACTACGGTGATACCACTACGCAAAATGCACCAACACACCTTGAGCTGACATTGCGCCAAAGCCACAATCATAAAATTAACAGGATGAAAGGTTTGTCTGCATTATGAAATCTACAATCAGAACGCCCATCGATCAATTAACACATAACTGAAGCATAAGCAATGCAAAAGCCACAGAATACTGCAGCCTCACGCAGCCTAGTGGTCTCAATCAGTGGTGAACTCATGTGGCAGAATACTCCAACAAAGAATTGGATCTGATGCTGCACAAATGACTTCTAGTTGATCGGATGCTGGAAGAACTCTGAAGGAATTGAAGGAGGGCAGTTTTTCTTGGCCACGAACTTGAACTGTGAAAATCAAAAGATGTAATTGTGATGAGTCTGAATAGATAGTTTGCACACAAGATAACAGCAGCTGAAAAAGTGGAATTACCTTGTGCTGACTGTACTTCTCCCTGACTGCAGGCAGGCTGCTTCCAGAGCTATTAAGGAAAAGACGATGCAAAGCCTTTGCACAATCGTAGAGTTCAGATGGCTTATATAAAGTGTAATGAACAAGTGTGGCATTCTACAACATCAACAAGTGGAAAGATGATAAAGATATTAGATCCATAATATGGAATATGAACATGCTGGAACGGATGTTGGTTCTACATCTACATTGATCGTGTAGGACAAGTTGTACTTTGACAAGTTCAAACATGTGATATCTATGAACTTTTCCTCAATGTGAGAACTTAGATAATTATTTCAACAGACAAAATAATTGTGGTCTAATTTCACTGGTATGTACCCAAGGTCTCTTTGTTGGTTGCAGTATGAATTTTGCTAAGAATATGGCAGAAGCAGCAATTAGTGAAGGAGAATAACATAGCATGTTATACTCAAGAAGTGATAGCTCTGCGACATAGTTTGCAAGGAACTCAAGCTGCAACAGAGGAACctggaaaagaaaaatgaaagagaaaagcaatgaGGATGAAAAAGCCTGCACAACAATGAACAAAGAGAAAATCTAATGAAAAACCAAAGATGGAGTTACCTCATCACATCCTTGGGCAGCACGGACAAATCTCCTTTTGTGAATAACAAGAAGATCATAAGTTCAGTAAAACATTTTGCGagacatatatacataatatgatGAATAAAGCCTACTTACAGTACCTCAAAAAACACTTGGCTGTTGGAGCTGTCATTTCAAACTTCAGGTACTTCAAGACAGCAGCTTCCATTTGTAAAACCTGCACAGATAGACCTTAAGCAAACAGCACAAGAAGAACTACCAAAATATAAGTTGGATTGAAAGACTGCCAGACCTCATCCTTGAAGTATGTGTTGTCAGTTATGTAGCAAAATTCTTCCACTTGTGGGGCACATATCTCTTCATATTTTCTGCAAAGATCAAATTCACCTTGTTGATGGTTAAAAATAATGCATAAAAAAGAATATATTCATGACTGCATAGAGATCTTACGCAGCAATCAGCATGCAAGCAACACCAAGCAGTTGCAATCGTTGGCGATTCATCTCATTGCCAGAAAGATACCGATCAATGTAATTAACAGTCAAGTATAATGTATCAGGTATAAGACGATATTCTTCTGCAACCTGCAATTGAATTAAAATCGGGGATTTAATCACAGAAAGAATGAAGGGATTCAAAATTGGTTACTGAAATTAGATTTACTTCTACAAGCCAATCTATTAGGATGGCACGCATGCTTGCATTGATGTCCTTCTGAACCCTTTCCATATAGTCAGTTGAAGGCCTTTTCTTAGTCTGTCAGAGTGAAAAAAATGCAACAGATaacaattaattaaaaaaatccaaCCAACAGCACAGAAGGTTACTAATATTTAACAGATCAACTGGGATATCTGGAATAAAAGCAAATTTAAAGGCTTAGATACGAGCACAACTGAGCAGGTGTTCATCCAGATAGGTGACATGCACGTATGAAAATATTACCtgcttttaataaatttaaaacttGAACAACAATCTAAAACACAAAGCTTGAGACAAAACAATAAACAAGTAGGGACTCAGCAACACAACTTCACATGTACATTCCAaggcaaaaaaagaaaatctatAACAAAAAACAGCCAGATAAATTTGATCAGTGAAATTATTCCAAGCTACAAGGTTTTGTAAACTTCAATAACATGGAGACCACCCGACACGTAAACATATCAACTAGAAGATTTGGTGTTTATCAGTTAATAATTGTTGATGTACGATTCAGAAGATTCTTACTTCAGCATACCGCTTATGCATGCATGACTCTTTCCATGTATAGAGAAACTTAAACTGGATTTCTCTGCCAGTTGTCCCTTAAAGGGCCACCACCATGAGGAACTCAAGCCCCAATGACATGTTTTGGACCCTACTTCCCTGAGCATGTCCGCTAACTGCACATGAAATCTTCCAGATaccgaaaaaatataaaatatttgcaAATCAACACATGATTAAGGAACAGCAAATATTGCATCTGTATGAAATTATTGCTAAGAATCAGACTGCATCTGAGGAATAAATAGAACTAAAGAATGTGATAGAGATATATTGGAAATCCTTTATTATTTTAGTATCGAACACCAGCAGAAGTCTCACACAGGAGTGACATAGTAAGTTGTGGATCACATGATGAACGTACAAATATGCACGAGTGGAATGAGAATATTAGTGAATTTGGTCAGATTTAGCAGAAAATTAAGTTCTATAATAAACTGtaaaacttgaaaaaaaaaatgcaattcCTAAAGGAAGTTTGCATATGTAGTATTTAATTTTGCACATCTAGAACTTGTAAAAATGAAcaataagattttttttcctGACAAACCTTCCACAGCAACCAAATATATTAAGACATACAGCGCATCAAGAAATTTGCATTTCGCTGTCTAAAATGTCAAGGATCAAGTCCCAATGACtgataaacaaaaaaaataaaaaacatacaCAAGGAGGAAAATGTCACCTCAGCTATCCGTAGATGCTTGTATATATCAGATGCAAGTGTTGCACAAAACTGTGGATCCTTGTGATTGTTGTCAACATCAAAAATATCATCTGTTTCCATTGCCCAAGGAACATCCCTCTTCCATGTAGATCCTAGTAAAATATAGCTAACTtatttaatattaagaacatATATCAATTTAACAAACAGGCAACTGCAAGATTCAAGAACATAGATGCTCTTAAAGTTACTAGTTCATAGAACAGAACTGAGAAAAAGGTGAGCTTTTACCAAATAACATATAATGAAGTTAATACAAGTCATGAATTTAATTAGTTGAAGGGGTGCTTTGGTCAGAAAGACAAACCTGCTGCATTTGCACGATCAGAGATGTGAAAATTATCACTTGCCCGCCTCTCCAGAGAAGCAACTGCTGAAGAATCACCATTGTCTATATACTCAAAATCTGGACTTTTCATGGAGTCACATGTAGACATAGTTTCAGCTAATGAAACAGAATCTCCTGAGGGATTGGGAGATATGACAGTACTGCAAGGTGCTAGACAAGTACCAACACTGGATGTTGGCCCATCATGTACTGGAAGTGAAATGTCCTTGGTAGAAATAGTAGCAACTGGCTTCACATCGGCAGAAGCAGATATGGTAGCAGCAGGCTTCACAACAGCTGATGCAGATACGGTAGCAACTGGCTTCGCTGCCGCTGATGCAGGTATGGTTGCAGCTGGCTTCACAATGGCTGATGCAGCCGCAGAGCTTCTAGGCAAGTTTGTATCATGAACACATGTCATGGATCCCTTCTTCACATTCAATGTGGAACTTGTAGTGCTTCCATTCTAATTAGAATTAGGAAAAAAAAACATCAGATTAAATATTTAACAAGAAATATTTTCAACAAACAAGGAAAAGAAACAACCTGAGCTGTCCGGCCATGCCCACCATGGTTATAAGAAAAAAGTGCATAATAGGGAACTGATTCAATACATAGAGTTCGAAGTTCAAATCTAAAACCAGCAAACCATTTTCTAAAGCACAAAAGATAATACAGAATTCAAaatatagtttgaatttcaataaatataatatatgcgacaaaaattttaacataaaaatcaTTGTACATTTTTGTAATGCATAGAAACCTTATCGGCTATAGGAGACAGTTCTAAATGAAGTCCCAATTAGTCCCAGCAAAAGGACAGCAACTATCATGTTTCAGGTTCAAATCAGAATGGTTCTACAAAGAAGATTGGGCAGCATCTGTTTCCATGCAATGTTGCAAAAACACCAGGGTTTAGATGTAAATATAAGCAGTGAAGGTATATGTCATGGTCAGAGAAGGGTGTAATTGGCGCAAGCACAGGCATGTTTAGATGTTATCAAATCAAAGAAACCAAAACAGAATAGCCAAGCCTTAAGATCAGGATAAAGGCAACAGTTTCAGCATCAAGAACCTCCAAGAAAGTAAATACATCAATGAATAATCTTGCAACTTTAACAATATTAACAGAAAGAGATAGATGAAACAAAATTTTGAACTAATAAGAAGAGTTAGAAGCATGCAATTGTATGAGTCAGAGATTggagaaaatgagaaaaaaaataactgGAAATTCTGACGACGAGCAAAATGACTCAAAAAGACTTGTttaggctgaagaagaagaagaggcaaTATAACAAAACATTtgaatttagatataaatttcAGGTTCGGTTTAATGCTCTACATAGCATTTAGTAGTTGCAACTCAATTTTATATCCAGTTCAATTTCTTGAGCATGCATTGCAAAAGAGGTTAGATTTTTAGATGCATCAAAAGAACTTTGTCAGAAGGTTATTAACAAAACATTACTGGAAGCCATTCTGTATCTGTGTGCATGGTCCATTAACACGTGCAT contains the following coding sequences:
- the LOC105040888 gene encoding cyclin-A1-4 — its product is MSSMNRRSSAPSSSSAPASSALAKRPAVENAAKVAAAASDQAKKRVALGNITNQSNAGRSAARLPGTKGAHNGSTTSSTLNVKKGSMTCVHDTNLPRSSAAASAIVKPAATIPASAAAKPVATVSASAVVKPAATISASADVKPVATISTKDISLPVHDGPTSSVGTCLAPCSTVISPNPSGDSVSLAETMSTCDSMKSPDFEYIDNGDSSAVASLERRASDNFHISDRANAAGSTWKRDVPWAMETDDIFDVDNNHKDPQFCATLASDIYKHLRIAETKKRPSTDYMERVQKDINASMRAILIDWLVEVAEEYRLIPDTLYLTVNYIDRYLSGNEMNRQRLQLLGVACMLIAAKYEEICAPQVEEFCYITDNTYFKDEVLQMEAAVLKYLKFEMTAPTAKCFLRRFVRAAQGCDEVPLLQLEFLANYVAELSLLEYNMLCYSPSLIAASAIFLAKFILQPTKRPWNATLVHYTLYKPSELYDCAKALHRLFLNSSGSSLPAVREKYSQHKFKFVAKKNCPPSIPSEFFQHPIN